The DNA region GGCTGGAGACCCTGTTCCCGCTGACGCTGGAACTGGTGCACAAGGGCAGGATGCCGCTGCTGAAGGCGCTGGCCTGCGTCACCGCCAACCCGGCGGCGATCCTCGATCTTGCCGTCGGCCGCATCGTCAAGGGCGGGCCGGCCGATCTGGTCGTGTTCGACGCCGACGTGCCGTGGCAGGTCGACGTCAGCCGCTTCAAGTCGAAGTCGAAGAACTCGCCCTTCGAGAACCGTCCGGTCCAGGGCCGGCCGCTGCGCACCATCGTCGACGGCCGCACCGTCTGGCAGGCGGAGGACTGATCCGGTGCCGACCCTCCTGCTTGCCGCTCTGCTGGGCTATCTGCTCGGCTCGATCCCCTTCGGACTGGTGCTGACCCGGATGGCCGGTCTGGGCGACATCCGCCAGATCGGCTCCGGCAACATCGGCGCCACCAACGTCCTGCGCACCGGCAACAAGCCACTGGCGCTGGCGACCCTGCTGCTCGACAGCGGCAAGGGCGCCATCGCGGCATTGCTGGCCCTGTGGTGGGCCGGGCCGGAGGCGGCGGTTCTGGCCGCCGGCGGCGCCATGCTGGGCCACAGCTTCCCGGTCTGGCTCGGCTTCAAGGGAGGCAAGGGGGTGGCGACCGCCATCGGCGTCCTTCTGGCGATTTCCTGGCCGGTCGGGCTGCTGGCCTGCCTGACCTGGGTGGTCATGGCGGCGCTGTTCCGCATCTCGTCGCTGTCGGCGTTGACGGCGATCGCCATCAGCCCGCTGACAGGCTGGTATTTCGGCGGGCCGTTGGTGGGCGGCCTCTGCCTGTTCATCGCCGCTCTCGTCTTCGTCCGGCACGAGGCGAACATCCGCCGCCTGCTGAAGGGCGAGGAACCCAGGATCGGCTCGGGCAAGAAAAAGGCGGCCTGACCGTTACTGGCCCCGACCGTTACAAGCCGGGCCGCAGGCTGACCACATTGTCGGAAAGGCGCCGTGGCGATTGCGACGGCGCCTTTTTGCCTTCCGCCGCATTCACCACCAGCGACAGATAGCGCAGGCAGCTCACCCGCAGGAACGAAGCCAGATTGGGCACTTCGCCGCGATACTCGACGATCTCGTCGTAGAGCTTGGCGATGAGCTGGTTGGTGGTCATGCCGTCGCGGGCGGCGATCTCCGCCAGCACGTCCCAGAACAGCGATTCCAGACGGATCGTGGTGACGACCCCATGGATCCGCACCGAGCGGGAGCGCGGTTCGTACAGGATCGGATCGGCCTTCACATAGATCTCGCACATCGGTGGCATCCTTCCGGTATGAGGCGGCTCCGACGAAAGAAGGCGACGGCACATCGCCGCCGCCGATCACATCCCAACTCACTCACATCCCAATTCGCTCACATCACAGCTCGATCACATCACAGTTCGATGCGGGTTCCCAGCGCCGTGATGAAGCGCGACAGCCAGGCGGGATGGGCGGGCCAGGCCGGCGCGGTGATCAGATGCCCATCGGTGACGGCGTCATCGATGGCGATGTCGGCATACTCGCCGCCCGCCAGTTCGACCTCCGGGCGGCAGGCCGGATAGGCCGAGACCCGGCGCCCCTTCAACACGCCGGCGGCGGCCAGCAGTTGCGCCCCATGGCAGACGGCGGCGATCGGCTTGGCGGCATCGTCGAACGCCCGCACCAGCGCCAGCACGGCCGGGTTGAGCCGCAGATATTCCGGCGCCCGCCCGCCCGGAATCACCAGCCCGTCATAGGCGTCGGCCGACGCCGTCTCGAAAGCGGCGTTGAGGGTGAAGTTATGGCCCCGCTTTTCGCTGTAGGTCTGATCGCCCTCGAAATCATGCACCGCGGTGGCGATGCGGTCACCCGCTGCCTTTCCCGGACACACCGCATCCACCAGATGCCCGACCGCCAGCAAGGTCTGGAACGGCACCATGGTCTCGTAATCCTCGGCATAGTCGCCGACCAGCATCAGGATCTTCTTCGCTGCCATCTCGCCCTTCCCGAAAAGAACGGCCCCAGTCGATTGGCCGACCCGATTGTATGGGCTGGAAACGTGAGGCGGGTAACAACGGGCTATGACATGGCAAGATTGTTTCCCGAAAC from Azospirillum sp. B510 includes:
- the plsY gene encoding glycerol-3-phosphate 1-O-acyltransferase PlsY, with the protein product MPTLLLAALLGYLLGSIPFGLVLTRMAGLGDIRQIGSGNIGATNVLRTGNKPLALATLLLDSGKGAIAALLALWWAGPEAAVLAAGGAMLGHSFPVWLGFKGGKGVATAIGVLLAISWPVGLLACLTWVVMAALFRISSLSALTAIAISPLTGWYFGGPLVGGLCLFIAALVFVRHEANIRRLLKGEEPRIGSGKKKAA
- a CDS encoding ribbon-helix-helix domain-containing protein, with the protein product MCEIYVKADPILYEPRSRSVRIHGVVTTIRLESLFWDVLAEIAARDGMTTNQLIAKLYDEIVEYRGEVPNLASFLRVSCLRYLSLVVNAAEGKKAPSQSPRRLSDNVVSLRPGL
- a CDS encoding DJ-1/PfpI family protein, with the translated sequence MAAKKILMLVGDYAEDYETMVPFQTLLAVGHLVDAVCPGKAAGDRIATAVHDFEGDQTYSEKRGHNFTLNAAFETASADAYDGLVIPGGRAPEYLRLNPAVLALVRAFDDAAKPIAAVCHGAQLLAAAGVLKGRRVSAYPACRPEVELAGGEYADIAIDDAVTDGHLITAPAWPAHPAWLSRFITALGTRIEL